A stretch of the Saprospiraceae bacterium genome encodes the following:
- a CDS encoding urocanate hydratase → MEMNVLKEGIPNVLPDHPGYDQSVPHAPKRNIEQTLRQDEKQLAVRNALRYFPHSFHEILAREFAEELKNYGRIYMYRFRPKYPMYARSISEYPAKSSQAAAIMLMIQNNLDPKVAKYPHELITYGGNGSVFQNWAQYKLTMFYLSQMTDFQTLVLYSGHPLGLFPSHPDAPRVVITNGMMIPNYSKKEDWNKYNALGVTQYGQMTAGSFMYIGPQGIVHGTTITLLNAARRFQPNLNNLNGQLFITSGLGGMSGAQSLAAVITGACCLLAEVDPDAIKQRVEDGYIEPNNIYNSLPQLFEAAKNYKNQEKGIALVYAGNIVDLWEYTVQHNIKVHLGSDQTSLHNIDDLGYCPVGYRFDEAKNLLLQDKPAFLKAVQSSLRRQVEAINTLSERGMYFWDYGNAFLKEAGAAGAKVWKDEAHLQYRYPSYVEDIMGPLCFDYGFGPFRWVCCSGTLEDLQKTDKIAEQVIIQLIEVLEGNPKLQYLDNLKWIRNAGSNLPVVGSKSRILYADAQGRIAIAKAFNKAIAEGALKGAVVLGRDHHDVSGTDSPFRETSNIYDGSKFTADMAIHNVIGDSFRGATWVSIHNGGGVGWGEVINGGFGMVLDGSKSCDDKIQNMLHWDVNNGVARRAWARNEGALEAIQTAMEQEPLLQVCLPNAVKDSHLENLF, encoded by the coding sequence ATGGAAATGAATGTATTAAAAGAAGGTATTCCAAACGTTTTGCCGGATCATCCTGGATACGATCAATCGGTACCGCATGCTCCAAAGCGGAACATCGAACAAACTTTAAGACAAGACGAAAAACAACTTGCTGTCAGAAACGCACTTCGCTATTTCCCCCATAGTTTTCATGAGATTTTAGCCCGTGAATTTGCTGAAGAACTTAAAAATTATGGTCGTATTTACATGTATCGATTTAGGCCAAAATATCCGATGTATGCACGATCCATCTCAGAATATCCAGCGAAATCCAGTCAGGCTGCTGCAATTATGTTGATGATCCAAAATAATTTAGATCCTAAAGTTGCAAAATATCCACACGAACTTATAACCTATGGTGGAAATGGTTCTGTTTTTCAAAATTGGGCTCAATATAAATTGACCATGTTTTATTTAAGTCAAATGACAGACTTTCAAACATTGGTTTTATATTCGGGGCATCCGCTTGGATTATTTCCATCACATCCTGATGCACCTCGTGTTGTTATTACGAATGGTATGATGATTCCAAATTATAGCAAAAAAGAAGATTGGAATAAATACAATGCTTTGGGTGTAACTCAATACGGCCAAATGACTGCCGGTTCATTTATGTACATTGGACCACAAGGGATAGTGCATGGTACCACGATTACTTTATTAAATGCAGCAAGACGATTTCAACCAAATTTGAATAATTTAAACGGACAATTGTTTATCACCTCTGGTCTTGGAGGTATGTCAGGTGCACAATCTTTAGCAGCTGTGATAACCGGTGCATGTTGTTTGCTGGCTGAAGTCGACCCAGATGCTATAAAACAACGAGTGGAAGATGGATACATTGAACCAAACAATATTTATAATTCCTTGCCTCAACTTTTTGAAGCAGCCAAAAATTATAAAAATCAAGAAAAAGGCATTGCTTTGGTGTATGCCGGAAATATTGTTGATTTATGGGAGTATACTGTCCAACACAACATAAAGGTACATTTAGGCTCTGATCAAACATCTTTACATAATATAGATGATCTTGGTTATTGCCCGGTTGGTTACCGTTTTGATGAAGCTAAAAATTTATTACTTCAAGATAAACCCGCATTTTTAAAGGCAGTTCAATCCAGTTTGCGCAGGCAGGTTGAAGCCATCAACACCCTTAGTGAAAGAGGGATGTATTTTTGGGACTATGGAAATGCCTTTTTAAAAGAAGCGGGAGCAGCCGGAGCGAAGGTATGGAAGGACGAAGCGCATCTTCAATACCGATATCCCTCCTACGTAGAAGATATCATGGGACCCTTGTGTTTTGATTATGGATTTGGGCCTTTCAGGTGGGTATGTTGTTCGGGAACTCTGGAGGATTTACAGAAAACAGATAAAATTGCAGAACAGGTAATTATTCAGCTTATAGAAGTGTTGGAAGGAAATCCAAAGCTTCAATACCTGGACAATTTGAAGTGGATTCGAAATGCAGGGTCCAATTTACCGGTTGTTGGAAGTAAATCGAGAATACTTTATGCAGATGCTCAAGGGCGTATTGCAATTGCCAAAGCGTTTAACAAAGCCATCGCAGAAGGCGCTTTGAAAGGAGCTGTAGTTTTAGGACGAGATCATCATGATGTTTCGGGAACGGATTCCCCGTTTAGAGAGACTTCCAATATTTACGACGGCTCGAAATTTACAGCAGATATGGCCATTCATAATGTAATTGGCGATAGTTTCAGAGGAGCTACCTGGGTATCAATCCATAATGGAGGCGGTGTTGGTTGGGGCGAGGTGATCAATGGGGGATTTGGGATGGTTTTAGATGGGAGTAAATCTTGTGATGACAAAATTCAGAATATGTTACACTGGGATGTAAATAATGGAGTTGCAAGGCGTGCCTGGGCTAGAAATGAAGGAGCTTTAGAAGCAATCCAGACCGCTATGGAACAAGAGCCCTTGCTGCAAGTCTGCCTTCCGAATGCAGTTAAAGACAGCCACTTAGAAAATTTATTTTAA
- a CDS encoding CBS domain-containing protein, with translation MMNETVQEIMVRDVICVSPTDTLQKVKELLINNRIHHVPVVENDMKLVGIITTYDLFKLAVDHKDYPTTKVGNVMTKILATIEPIDKVGTAAEVFMEHLFHALPVVDNGKLVGIVTSFDVLRYEYNREYPKRF, from the coding sequence ATGATGAATGAAACGGTCCAGGAAATTATGGTTCGGGACGTAATATGTGTAAGTCCAACAGACACACTTCAGAAGGTCAAAGAATTACTAATCAACAATCGGATTCACCACGTTCCTGTGGTCGAAAATGACATGAAGTTGGTTGGGATTATTACCACGTATGACCTTTTTAAATTAGCTGTGGATCATAAGGATTATCCAACCACAAAAGTTGGAAATGTGATGACTAAGATACTGGCAACCATTGAACCTATTGATAAAGTAGGGACTGCTGCAGAGGTATTTATGGAGCATTTATTTCACGCATTGCCTGTTGTAGATAATGGAAAACTGGTAGGCATCGTGACTTCTTTTGATGTATTGCGCTACGAATACAACAGAGAATATCCAAAGAGATTTTAA